The Chitinophagaceae bacterium genome window below encodes:
- a CDS encoding Gfo/Idh/MocA family oxidoreductase: MANENDHFKKWNRRDILKSLGGIPLLGAVWYAGADLAGSASRERQFLLETLNIEASPPPATGPMSGEPLRIGIIGFGGRGEDLCRALGFATNEWLKEMQEAASTNPNNKRLAEFKAQENLNVKLVAVCDVFDIKAQRALDSFNNNTNKIKRFRTHTELINSGEVDAVIIATPDHWHAPISIDALNAGVHVYVEKPMTHNISETYTLRETVKKNPKTVFAVGHQHRQTQSFLTAQDVIKKNILGHVSLVVSNTNRNDDNGAWQYDIHEKASEQTIDWNQFIGNAPQVPFNTEHFFRWRKWWAYGSGLSGDLLTHDFDRINCILKMGIPNSVTASGGIYTHRDGRNVPDVLQVNMEYPDFTNGSSQTQGKEKGMTFVYSATLGNQFDRGTVMMGHDGSMELGNQITVYADSGSTKYAELLKEGRIEPGVPLYQYDPAANGVDAVTSATAKYFANKGLLWTYRDGKRVDSTFLHIREWLSCIRNGGTPSCSIKEGFEEAISAHMAGLSYKLGRKIDWDRVTERIIAKPGEDLDALLLANKESLVKA; encoded by the coding sequence TTGGTATGCCGGGGCCGACCTTGCCGGTTCTGCATCACGTGAAAGACAATTTCTGTTAGAAACATTAAACATAGAAGCATCGCCGCCACCTGCCACCGGGCCTATGAGCGGCGAACCGCTTCGTATTGGCATAATTGGTTTTGGCGGCAGGGGCGAAGACCTTTGCAGGGCACTCGGTTTTGCAACAAATGAGTGGCTTAAAGAAATGCAGGAAGCTGCCAGCACGAATCCAAATAATAAAAGACTGGCGGAGTTTAAAGCACAGGAAAACCTGAATGTAAAACTGGTTGCTGTATGCGATGTGTTTGATATAAAGGCACAGCGGGCTTTAGACTCATTCAATAACAATACAAATAAAATCAAACGGTTTCGTACGCATACAGAATTAATAAACAGCGGCGAAGTGGATGCAGTTATTATTGCTACTCCGGATCATTGGCATGCACCTATTTCCATTGATGCATTGAATGCCGGTGTACATGTATATGTAGAAAAACCAATGACACATAATATTTCGGAAACATATACACTTAGGGAAACGGTTAAAAAAAATCCGAAAACAGTTTTTGCGGTAGGCCATCAGCATCGCCAAACGCAGAGTTTTTTAACCGCACAGGATGTTATCAAAAAAAATATCCTTGGTCATGTTTCACTCGTTGTATCCAACACAAACCGTAATGATGATAACGGCGCCTGGCAGTACGATATACATGAAAAGGCCAGTGAGCAAACTATTGACTGGAACCAGTTTATAGGGAATGCGCCGCAAGTGCCATTTAATACTGAGCATTTTTTCCGCTGGAGAAAGTGGTGGGCTTACGGATCGGGATTATCCGGTGATTTGCTTACCCATGATTTTGATCGCATCAACTGCATTTTGAAAATGGGTATCCCAAATTCTGTAACTGCTTCGGGAGGTATCTATACACATCGTGACGGACGCAATGTTCCCGATGTGCTGCAGGTAAATATGGAGTACCCGGATTTTACTAACGGATCAAGTCAAACGCAGGGAAAAGAAAAGGGAATGACCTTTGTTTATAGTGCCACACTTGGTAATCAGTTTGACAGGGGAACTGTGATGATGGGGCATGATGGCAGTATGGAATTAGGTAACCAGATCACGGTATATGCTGATTCGGGTAGTACCAAATATGCTGAACTTTTGAAAGAGGGAAGAATAGAGCCAGGCGTTCCGCTTTATCAGTATGACCCTGCTGCCAATGGAGTAGATGCTGTTACTTCGGCTACTGCAAAATATTTTGCCAACAAAGGGTTACTGTGGACTTACAGAGATGGCAAACGTGTTGACAGCACATTTCTTCACATCAGAGAATGGTTAAGTTGTATCCGCAACGGTGGCACACCGAGTTGTTCCATTAAAGAAGGATTTGAAGAAGCTATTTCTGCACACATGGCAGGCCTTTCTTATAAATTGGGAAGAAAGATAGATTGGGATCGGGTAACAGAGCGAATAATAGCAAAGCCCGGCGAAGATCTTGATGCCTTGTTGTTAGCAAATAAAGAAAGCCTTGTAAAAGCATAA
- a CDS encoding DoxX family membrane protein, translating into MRDKVLFTRLQLTTLVALRFLIGWHLLYEGFSKILQSNWSSIGFLRESKWILEGFSNWIISNPAVLSAVDFLNSWGLIAIGSGLILGLFTRVAAISGALLLFMYYLNNPPLIGLEYSTPNEGNYLVVSKTLIESVALILLAVFPTSHIIGLDYFWTKFNITGANKK; encoded by the coding sequence ATGAGAGACAAAGTACTATTTACCAGGCTGCAGTTAACAACACTTGTGGCATTGCGTTTTTTAATTGGCTGGCATTTATTGTATGAGGGGTTCTCAAAAATTCTGCAATCCAACTGGTCATCCATTGGTTTTTTAAGAGAATCAAAATGGATACTGGAAGGGTTTTCAAATTGGATCATTTCAAATCCTGCGGTGCTGAGCGCTGTAGATTTTTTAAATAGCTGGGGACTGATTGCCATTGGATCAGGTTTGATACTGGGACTGTTTACAAGAGTTGCAGCCATATCGGGAGCGTTACTTCTTTTCATGTACTACCTGAATAACCCGCCCTTAATTGGTTTGGAGTATTCAACACCCAATGAAGGAAACTATTTAGTGGTAAGCAAAACATTAATCGAATCGGTTGCTTTAATTCTGCTGGCTGTATTTCCAACCAGTCATATAATCGGGTTAGATTATTTCTGGACAAAATTTAATATCACCGGGGCAAATAAAAAATAA
- a CDS encoding Gfo/Idh/MocA family oxidoreductase, whose protein sequence is MANEKDIDQKGTGDEVTGAGKDRRTILKALAGLPVLGFFGYQLAEKKAYQQQKGNVVLKELGIENINADPVKKNTTGKKGELIRIGIVGFGSRANDLAIALGYMHPDEVKKRKENKSFDNYLLQEDLNVALIGICDVFDLHAEKGMTVAKSEVHSGGHGNLEVKRYRHYHEMLNDKNIDAVIIATPDHHHAPMATAAMKAGKHVYCEKSAAQTEAELNELYQAVTNSKCVYQLGHQVPQNVVFKQAKELIQKDVLGKITLIETTTNRNSAEGAWIRHLDKNGKPKPGDEKNIDWEQWLGSTPKVPFSIDRYYNWTKWFDYDMGMIGQLFTHEFDAVNQLLGIGIPKSAVASGGIYYWKDNREVPDTLHLVLEYPARDLSLMYSACLASNNDRGRVFMGHDATMELGASIKITADRESTRYKKMIEAGTIDVTAPMIAIQPGSNKVDAVASATARYYASRGLDSTNIGGRSVDITHLHIKEWLDCIRFGGVPSANIERAFEEGIACIMANKAYLEKRRVEWDPAAKRIV, encoded by the coding sequence ATGGCAAACGAAAAAGATATTGATCAAAAGGGTACCGGAGATGAAGTAACAGGCGCAGGTAAAGATCGCCGTACAATTTTAAAAGCATTGGCAGGTTTGCCTGTGCTTGGTTTTTTTGGTTACCAGTTAGCAGAGAAAAAAGCATATCAGCAACAAAAGGGGAATGTGGTACTGAAAGAACTGGGAATTGAAAATATAAATGCAGATCCCGTCAAAAAAAATACAACCGGTAAAAAGGGAGAATTGATTCGTATTGGTATTGTTGGTTTTGGAAGCAGGGCAAATGACCTGGCCATTGCATTGGGTTACATGCACCCTGATGAGGTTAAAAAAAGAAAGGAGAACAAAAGCTTTGACAATTATCTGCTGCAGGAAGATTTGAATGTGGCATTGATCGGTATATGTGATGTCTTTGATCTTCATGCAGAGAAAGGAATGACAGTTGCAAAGAGTGAAGTACACTCTGGCGGGCATGGAAATCTTGAAGTGAAAAGATACAGGCATTACCATGAAATGCTGAACGATAAAAATATTGATGCTGTAATTATTGCAACGCCCGATCATCATCATGCACCTATGGCTACTGCTGCAATGAAAGCGGGTAAGCATGTGTATTGCGAAAAAAGTGCAGCACAAACCGAAGCCGAATTAAATGAGTTGTATCAGGCGGTAACAAACAGTAAATGTGTTTACCAGTTGGGTCACCAGGTTCCGCAGAACGTTGTTTTTAAACAGGCAAAGGAGTTAATTCAAAAAGATGTATTGGGAAAAATTACTTTGATAGAAACAACAACAAACCGTAATTCTGCTGAAGGCGCATGGATCAGGCATCTTGATAAAAATGGAAAACCTAAACCGGGAGATGAAAAAAATATTGATTGGGAGCAATGGCTTGGATCAACTCCCAAAGTTCCGTTTAGTATTGACCGTTATTATAACTGGACAAAGTGGTTTGATTATGATATGGGAATGATTGGCCAGCTTTTTACACATGAGTTTGATGCGGTTAATCAACTGTTGGGGATAGGCATCCCAAAATCAGCAGTTGCTTCGGGAGGAATATATTACTGGAAGGATAACCGGGAAGTTCCTGATACATTGCATTTGGTGCTTGAATATCCTGCTCGGGATTTATCACTCATGTACAGCGCCTGCCTGGCTTCCAACAATGATCGTGGACGGGTATTTATGGGGCATGATGCAACGATGGAGTTAGGAGCTTCAATAAAAATTACTGCAGACAGGGAATCTACACGATACAAAAAAATGATTGAAGCCGGTACCATTGACGTTACTGCGCCGATGATCGCTATTCAACCCGGATCAAACAAAGTGGATGCGGTTGCTTCAGCTACGGCGAGGTATTATGCTTCAAGGGGATTAGATTCGACTAATATAGGAGGACGCAGTGTTGATATTACTCATTTACATATTAAAGAGTGGCTGGACTGTATTCGATTTGGAGGAGTACCCAGTGCGAATATTGAGCGTGCCTTTGAAGAAGGAATAGCCTGCATTATGGCAAACAAAGCATATCTGGAGAAAAGACGTGTTGAATGGGATCCTGCTGCCAAACGAATTGTGTAA
- a CDS encoding Ig-like domain-containing protein, with product MKLLAKYLLPNLLMIFFAVPGEAQYTPSQHRLPKDNEVGVSAPGSYAKAGTTYMLTKNITSAKSAIFLGKDVTLDLNGYTIKYADGNYQHIFNSGFEQGLKGWDVSKAPGAKVVNTKDVHVFIGKKILSLKAGDQVTSSYVNLSLSNRSYFAMCGVTGSDYKDMKGDDINNQMKVSVYVEDEHGRDTRCLTKYGDTTLVSCPVEKKSPRLGGGFVYAHLNNLPAGKYRVRIKADTDCLVDEIDIRPAMDVGIGIVENTYPIGHYDHLYNHVYSAFFDYTKDVSTGTPLESIARVQGESTVIIKNGVIESGAMGILSWGIQSTAKNVKIILDNVKIKTSGINAIAADLPQATITQCTFDVENPFIINRHYSNFYAVDLRGDAPSEVSFSEFYGGQGCLVFKGNKSSIHHNHFVNRQMVTNHYSIMAMGDSSTIFENRIEPETGSGIEIYVHRGIEIFNNTFNIKTSPPTCEYGHEEYSTAAIRMADYQRKPGSADACLGNKVYNNSIYITANDYPDHKSYIPMCWAIYYSAMGGENYVFGNDIVVEKPILSSKAIAAAFYICGGTEGFGGQFYNNRITANVPAAWLASFYGGTANTKIYNNTIIKSPLANAQFKPFRMGWQGCEECIAKNVEFRSNTIEGAKFDVETTEQNHSYTVYWTLTIKITDEKGNPAKNTEVTFRDKNNAMILQTKTDEYGKLQTELPEYAVNGKEKKYSSPYTVSVGGCEKKVELDKNIDISCTIK from the coding sequence ATGAAATTACTTGCCAAATATCTGCTTCCTAATCTACTGATGATTTTTTTTGCAGTTCCCGGTGAAGCACAGTACACTCCTTCGCAACACCGCCTGCCAAAGGATAATGAAGTGGGTGTAAGTGCACCAGGAAGTTATGCAAAGGCAGGCACTACTTATATGCTTACAAAAAATATTACCAGCGCTAAAAGCGCCATTTTTCTTGGCAAGGATGTAACGCTTGATTTGAATGGATATACCATCAAATACGCAGATGGGAATTATCAGCACATCTTCAACTCGGGGTTTGAACAGGGACTGAAAGGATGGGATGTTTCAAAAGCGCCAGGCGCCAAAGTAGTGAACACAAAAGATGTGCATGTGTTTATTGGTAAAAAGATTTTGAGTTTGAAGGCAGGTGATCAAGTTACTTCATCATACGTGAACCTTTCGCTTTCCAACCGTTCTTATTTTGCGATGTGCGGTGTAACAGGAAGTGATTATAAAGACATGAAGGGTGATGATATAAATAATCAAATGAAAGTAAGCGTATATGTAGAAGATGAACATGGCAGAGACACAAGATGCCTTACAAAATATGGCGACACAACCTTAGTGAGTTGCCCGGTTGAAAAAAAATCTCCCCGTTTGGGAGGCGGATTTGTGTATGCACATCTTAATAATTTGCCTGCGGGAAAATACCGGGTGCGGATAAAAGCAGATACAGATTGTTTAGTGGATGAAATTGATATTCGCCCGGCCATGGATGTGGGTATTGGCATTGTGGAAAACACTTATCCTATCGGACATTATGATCACTTGTACAACCATGTATATTCAGCTTTTTTTGATTATACAAAAGATGTTTCCACGGGAACTCCTCTTGAATCTATTGCGAGAGTTCAGGGTGAAAGTACCGTCATCATAAAGAACGGAGTAATTGAAAGCGGTGCAATGGGGATACTTTCATGGGGCATTCAATCAACCGCAAAAAATGTAAAAATTATTTTAGACAATGTGAAAATAAAAACCTCTGGTATTAACGCAATAGCAGCAGATCTTCCGCAGGCAACTATTACGCAATGCACCTTTGATGTAGAAAACCCCTTTATTATAAACCGGCATTATTCTAACTTTTATGCCGTTGATTTAAGAGGAGATGCTCCTTCAGAAGTTTCGTTTTCTGAATTCTATGGCGGACAGGGGTGCCTCGTGTTTAAGGGAAATAAATCCAGTATTCATCATAACCATTTTGTAAACCGCCAAATGGTTACTAACCATTACAGCATCATGGCAATGGGAGACAGCTCAACAATTTTTGAAAACAGAATTGAACCCGAAACCGGTTCGGGTATTGAAATATATGTGCACCGCGGTATTGAAATATTCAATAATACTTTCAACATAAAAACCTCTCCGCCTACCTGCGAATATGGACATGAAGAATACAGCACTGCCGCTATAAGAATGGCTGATTACCAGAGAAAGCCTGGTTCTGCTGATGCCTGTCTGGGAAATAAAGTTTATAATAACAGTATTTACATTACAGCAAATGATTATCCGGATCACAAAAGCTACATTCCCATGTGCTGGGCAATTTATTACAGTGCGATGGGTGGAGAAAATTATGTATTCGGGAATGATATTGTTGTTGAAAAGCCGATTCTTTCTTCAAAAGCAATAGCTGCGGCTTTTTATATATGTGGGGGGACAGAAGGATTTGGCGGGCAATTCTACAATAACCGAATTACTGCCAATGTGCCTGCTGCATGGTTAGCCTCATTTTACGGAGGAACTGCTAACACTAAAATATACAACAATACCATTATCAAGTCTCCTTTAGCCAATGCGCAATTTAAACCTTTCAGGATGGGATGGCAAGGGTGTGAAGAATGCATTGCTAAAAATGTTGAGTTCAGATCAAATACTATTGAAGGCGCAAAATTTGATGTGGAGACTACAGAACAAAATCACAGTTATACTGTTTACTGGACATTAACCATAAAAATTACCGATGAGAAAGGGAATCCTGCTAAAAATACAGAAGTGACTTTTCGTGATAAAAATAATGCTATGATACTGCAAACCAAAACGGATGAATATGGCAAACTGCAAACAGAATTACCTGAATACGCAGTTAACGGAAAAGAAAAAAAATATTCATCACCATATACTGTTTCAGTGGGCGGTTGTGAAAAGAAAGTGGAGCTAGATAAAAACATAGACATTAGCTGCACAATAAAATAA